From Pseudomonas sp. CCI4.2, one genomic window encodes:
- a CDS encoding OsmC family protein encodes MKARIQWAGEAMFLGESGSGHVVVMDGAPESGGRNLGARPMEMVLIGLGGCSNFDVVSILKKSRQAIESCEAFLEAERASEDPKVFTKIHLHFVVKGRGLKEAQVKRAIELSAEKYCSASIMLGNAGVEITHDYEIIELG; translated from the coding sequence ATGAAGGCACGCATCCAATGGGCTGGCGAAGCCATGTTCCTCGGTGAATCCGGCAGCGGTCATGTGGTGGTGATGGACGGCGCGCCTGAGAGCGGCGGTCGTAACCTAGGCGCTCGGCCCATGGAAATGGTGCTGATCGGCCTGGGTGGCTGCAGCAATTTTGACGTGGTCAGCATCCTGAAGAAGTCGCGTCAGGCGATCGAAAGCTGCGAAGCTTTTCTTGAAGCCGAGCGCGCCAGCGAAGACCCAAAGGTGTTTACCAAGATTCATCTGCATTTCGTGGTCAAGGGCCGCGGTTTGAAAGAAGCCCAAGTTAAGCGGGCCATCGAGTTGTCGGCTGAGAAATATTGCTCGGCGTCGATCATGCTTGGTAACGCTGGCGTCGAGATTACTCACGACTACGAAATCATCGAACTGGGCTAA
- the speD gene encoding adenosylmethionine decarboxylase, which yields MKSKLKLHGFNNLTKTLSFNIYDICYAETPQDQQAYVEYINREYDAERLTQILTDVVDIIGANILNIARQDYDPQGASVTILISEQPVTPTDSQIEESPGPLPKETILAHLDKSHITVHTYPEIHPVDGIATFRVDIDVSTCGVISPLKALNYLIHQFDSDIVTVDYRVRGFTRDIEGKKHFIDHEINSIQNYLSDDTRSAYQLTDVNVYQENMFHTKMLLKNFELDNYLFGDATSNLSTEQRDQVTERVKHEMLEIFYARNMQP from the coding sequence GTGAAAAGCAAACTCAAGCTCCACGGGTTCAATAACCTGACCAAGACCTTGAGCTTCAACATCTATGACATCTGCTATGCGGAAACCCCGCAGGACCAGCAGGCATACGTCGAGTACATCAATCGTGAGTACGACGCCGAACGCCTGACGCAGATTCTGACTGATGTGGTCGATATCATTGGCGCCAACATCCTCAATATCGCTCGCCAGGATTACGATCCACAAGGCGCTAGCGTGACCATTTTGATCTCCGAGCAGCCGGTGACACCTACCGACAGCCAGATCGAAGAGTCGCCGGGACCGCTGCCAAAAGAAACGATTTTGGCTCACCTCGACAAGAGCCACATCACGGTGCACACCTACCCGGAAATTCACCCGGTTGACGGCATCGCGACGTTCCGTGTCGATATCGACGTGTCGACTTGCGGGGTAATTTCACCGCTCAAAGCGCTGAACTATCTGATTCATCAATTCGACTCAGACATCGTCACCGTTGATTATCGTGTTCGCGGTTTCACCCGTGACATTGAAGGTAAGAAGCACTTCATCGATCACGAGATCAACTCGATTCAGAACTATCTTTCTGACGATACGCGTTCGGCTTATCAGCTGACGGACGTGAACGTGTACCAGGAAAATATGTTCCACACCAAGATGCTGCTCAAGAACTTCGAACTGGATAACTACTTGTTTGGGGATGCGACCAGCAACCTGTCGACTGAGCAGCGTGATCAGGTCACCGAACGGGTGAAACACGAAATGCTGGAAATTTTCTACGCTCGGAACATGCAGCCTTAA
- the coq7 gene encoding 2-polyprenyl-3-methyl-6-methoxy-1,4-benzoquinone monooxygenase yields the protein MATERHYSPVDRLLLQADAAMRTLLPFSAQPYRPSPAIVQPDVKMNDTDTRHVAGLMRINHTGEVCAQALYQGQALTAKLPKVRAAMEHAAEEEIDHLVWCEQRIHQLGSHTSILNPVFYGLSFGIGALAGLISDKVSLGFVAATEDQVCKHLNDHLTQLPAEDEKSRAILEQMRNDEEHHAQSALEAGGFRFPRPIKFGMSVLAKVMTKTTYRV from the coding sequence ATGGCTACCGAACGTCACTACTCGCCTGTTGACCGTCTTCTGTTACAAGCCGATGCCGCAATGCGTACGTTGCTGCCTTTCAGCGCTCAACCGTATCGTCCTTCTCCCGCCATCGTTCAGCCTGATGTGAAGATGAACGACACCGACACCCGGCACGTCGCGGGCCTGATGCGCATTAACCACACCGGCGAAGTCTGTGCGCAGGCGCTGTACCAAGGCCAGGCGCTCACCGCCAAGTTGCCGAAAGTGCGTGCGGCCATGGAGCACGCCGCAGAAGAAGAAATTGACCACTTGGTGTGGTGCGAACAACGCATTCACCAGTTGGGCAGCCACACCAGCATTCTCAACCCGGTGTTTTACGGGCTGTCGTTTGGCATCGGTGCATTGGCCGGTCTGATCAGTGACAAAGTCAGCCTCGGGTTTGTAGCCGCCACCGAAGATCAAGTCTGTAAGCATCTGAATGACCATTTGACGCAATTGCCTGCCGAGGACGAAAAATCCCGAGCCATTCTTGAGCAAATGCGCAACGATGAAGAACATCACGCCCAAAGCGCGCTGGAGGCCGGTGGATTCCGCTTCCCACGACCGATCAAGTTCGGCATGAGTGTGCTTGCCAAAGTCATGACCAAAACCACTTATCGGGTCTAA
- a CDS encoding histidine triad nucleotide-binding protein, with protein sequence METLFTKIINREIPAKIIYEDDQVLAFHDIAPQAPVHFLVIPKKVIRTLNDVTEEDKGLLGHILFTAQRLAKELGCEDGFRVTMNCNELGGQTVYHIHMHVLGQRQMHWPPG encoded by the coding sequence GTGGAGACTCTGTTCACCAAAATCATCAACAGAGAGATACCGGCGAAGATCATCTACGAAGATGACCAAGTGCTGGCCTTTCATGATATTGCCCCACAAGCACCGGTTCACTTTCTGGTGATTCCGAAAAAAGTGATTCGTACGCTGAACGACGTGACCGAAGAAGATAAAGGCCTGCTAGGCCATATCTTGTTCACCGCTCAACGCTTGGCTAAAGAGCTGGGTTGCGAAGACGGCTTCCGGGTGACGATGAATTGCAATGAGCTGGGCGGACAGACCGTTTATCACATTCACATGCACGTACTGGGTCAGCGCCAGATGCACTGGCCACCGGGCTAA
- a CDS encoding SDR family oxidoreductase, protein MTRYALITGASSGIGLALAEALARRGRSLILVARRREELETIALELTQRFGVEVLFRACDLGEPLRLSGFLLELEDGERQIDLLVNCAGIGTCGPFLAQEWGVDQDLIDVNILALTRLCHCVGNAMAVQGGGQILNVASVAAFRPGPWMTSYHASKAYVLSFSEGLREELKNTGVKISVLCPGPTRTAFFQTAQMEVGKLFDGSRMMSPEEVALYAVRALAKNRAVIIPGLRNKLLAFTPRLTPRWLTRKIAGALNKAHCPR, encoded by the coding sequence ATGACCCGTTACGCTCTGATTACTGGCGCCTCCAGTGGTATCGGCCTGGCGCTTGCCGAAGCCCTGGCACGTCGGGGTCGCAGCCTGATCTTGGTCGCCCGCCGACGTGAAGAGCTGGAAACTATCGCCCTCGAACTGACACAACGCTTCGGGGTGGAAGTGCTGTTTCGCGCGTGCGATCTGGGCGAGCCGCTGCGGCTCTCCGGGTTTCTTTTGGAGCTGGAAGACGGCGAGCGACAGATAGACTTGCTGGTTAATTGCGCTGGGATAGGCACCTGCGGCCCGTTTCTCGCTCAAGAATGGGGTGTTGATCAGGACTTGATCGACGTAAACATTCTGGCTCTCACCCGGCTGTGCCATTGCGTCGGTAACGCCATGGCCGTGCAGGGCGGCGGGCAAATACTGAACGTCGCTTCGGTAGCAGCCTTTCGCCCCGGTCCATGGATGACCAGTTACCATGCGAGCAAAGCCTACGTGCTGAGCTTTTCCGAAGGACTGCGTGAGGAGCTGAAGAACACCGGGGTAAAAATATCAGTGCTCTGCCCTGGTCCGACACGTACGGCGTTTTTTCAAACCGCACAAATGGAGGTGGGCAAGCTTTTCGATGGAAGTCGGATGATGAGCCCTGAAGAGGTCGCGTTGTATGCCGTCCGCGCACTGGCGAAAAATCGCGCAGTGATTATTCCAGGTTTGCGCAACAAGCTGCTGGCCTTTACCCCACGCCTGACGCCACGCTGGCTGACGAGAAAAATAGCCGGCGCGCTCAACAAGGCTCACTGCCCTCGCTAA
- a CDS encoding DUF805 domain-containing protein, with the protein MADPHFKIIFNGQLRNGVERETASLNLTELFKSDASIVEKLFSGRAATLKHGLSHEQALRYLEALHEAGVEAHIEVESPVSATSDDTHQSPSYRPQIEPSPYAPPQAPVVSTLEGFSELKVFSVQGRIGRLRYLAWSLVLMVSIGVAAAICAALMTSSLIAGGLLTTIAVVAFIIISVQIGAQRLHDAGWSAWLLLLNIVPFVGTLFPILMMVVPGNAGANEYGAPQPPNSKTVKILACIWLLILALGTAGFFVGGLGLFENEVQTTATEYENTLPYDDDNDNDAAQPADSTPPSVDYKDK; encoded by the coding sequence ATGGCCGACCCGCACTTCAAGATCATCTTCAACGGGCAATTACGCAACGGTGTCGAAAGAGAGACCGCCTCGTTAAACCTGACGGAGCTGTTCAAAAGTGATGCGTCGATTGTGGAAAAGCTATTCAGCGGTCGAGCGGCCACGCTCAAACACGGCCTGTCCCATGAACAGGCCCTGCGCTACTTGGAGGCGCTGCATGAGGCGGGCGTGGAAGCGCACATCGAAGTTGAATCCCCCGTCAGCGCAACGTCGGACGATACTCATCAATCACCATCGTACCGACCCCAAATAGAGCCATCACCTTATGCCCCACCTCAGGCGCCGGTTGTTTCGACCCTGGAGGGATTTTCCGAACTGAAAGTTTTCAGCGTTCAAGGGCGGATCGGCCGATTGCGCTACTTGGCCTGGTCCCTTGTGCTGATGGTCTCGATTGGCGTTGCAGCGGCGATATGCGCCGCGCTGATGACAAGCTCGCTGATCGCCGGCGGACTGCTAACCACCATCGCGGTGGTGGCGTTTATTATCATCAGTGTGCAAATCGGCGCGCAGCGGCTTCACGACGCGGGCTGGTCTGCCTGGCTATTGCTACTCAACATCGTGCCGTTCGTGGGTACGCTGTTTCCAATCCTGATGATGGTCGTCCCCGGTAACGCTGGAGCGAATGAGTACGGTGCACCACAACCGCCGAACAGCAAGACAGTGAAGATTCTTGCCTGCATCTGGTTGCTGATTCTCGCACTGGGCACAGCCGGCTTTTTTGTTGGTGGCCTTGGCCTGTTCGAGAATGAAGTGCAGACCACCGCCACCGAATACGAAAACACGCTGCCCTATGACGACGACAATGACAACGATGCCGCGCAACCCGCCGACAGCACACCGCCCTCTGTAGACTACAAAGACAAATAA
- a CDS encoding nitronate monooxygenase family protein produces the protein MSLPTLLEHRLRLPVVVAPMFLISNPQLVLACCRNGVVGSFPALNQRESSGFKAWLEEIDAELAGLDNAAPYAVNLIVHNSNPRLQADLDICVEHKVPVIITSLGAVKELVDAVHGYGGLVFHDVTTRRHAEKAADAGVDGLIAVAAGAGGHAGTWSPFSLIAEIRQFFDRTVLLAGCLNHGHEILAAQLLGADLAYFGTRFIATRESHAPDAYKEMLMASKAADIVHTAAVSGVPASFMRQSLERAGFDLAALKENVETGAGAKLKPLTDEAKAWKTVWSAGQGVGEINDLPDVNELIARLDAEYRTAQTRSIELAKHWPR, from the coding sequence ATGTCACTGCCAACGCTGCTTGAACATCGTTTGCGCCTACCCGTCGTGGTCGCACCGATGTTTCTGATTTCCAATCCGCAACTGGTCTTGGCGTGCTGCCGCAATGGTGTCGTGGGAAGTTTTCCTGCGCTGAACCAACGAGAAAGCAGCGGCTTCAAGGCGTGGCTGGAGGAAATTGATGCAGAGCTGGCAGGGCTTGATAACGCCGCGCCCTACGCCGTCAACCTAATCGTGCACAACAGTAATCCACGGCTGCAGGCCGACCTGGACATTTGCGTTGAGCACAAAGTACCCGTCATCATTACCAGTCTTGGCGCCGTTAAGGAGTTGGTCGATGCGGTGCACGGCTACGGTGGACTGGTGTTTCACGACGTAACAACGCGGCGTCACGCAGAAAAAGCCGCCGACGCTGGTGTTGATGGTTTGATCGCCGTCGCGGCAGGCGCTGGCGGGCATGCGGGCACCTGGAGCCCATTTTCATTGATCGCTGAAATTCGCCAATTCTTCGATAGAACAGTACTGCTGGCGGGCTGCCTTAATCACGGCCACGAGATACTCGCCGCCCAATTACTCGGCGCCGACCTTGCCTACTTCGGCACACGCTTTATCGCCACCCGCGAAAGCCATGCGCCTGATGCCTACAAAGAAATGTTGATGGCCTCAAAAGCCGCCGATATTGTGCACACCGCCGCAGTCTCCGGGGTACCTGCCAGCTTCATGCGGCAGAGCCTGGAAAGAGCCGGCTTCGACCTTGCCGCCCTAAAAGAGAACGTCGAGACCGGTGCAGGCGCTAAACTCAAGCCCCTAACCGACGAAGCGAAGGCTTGGAAAACCGTATGGTCTGCGGGTCAAGGGGTCGGTGAAATCAACGACCTGCCCGACGTCAATGAACTGATTGCGCGCCTGGATGCCGAATATCGCACCGCACAAACTCGGTCGATCGAACTGGCAAAGCATTGGCCGCGCTAG
- the hemJ gene encoding protoporphyrinogen oxidase HemJ produces MLYLWLKAFHIVSIVCWFAGLFYLPRLFVYHSLSEDAVSRERFCIMERKLYRGIMGPAMIATLVFGIWLISLNPSGYFSQGWMHAKLTLVVLLIGYHHVCGAQVKRFARGENGRSHVYYRWFNEIPVLILLAIVILVVVRPF; encoded by the coding sequence ATGCTCTATCTATGGCTTAAAGCGTTCCACATCGTCTCAATCGTTTGCTGGTTTGCAGGGCTGTTTTACCTGCCACGATTGTTCGTCTACCACTCCTTGAGCGAAGACGCTGTCAGCCGTGAGCGCTTCTGCATCATGGAGCGCAAGCTGTACCGGGGCATCATGGGGCCAGCGATGATTGCAACCTTGGTGTTCGGAATCTGGTTGATCAGCCTCAACCCAAGCGGTTACTTCAGCCAAGGCTGGATGCATGCCAAGCTCACATTGGTCGTGCTGTTGATCGGCTATCACCACGTGTGCGGCGCCCAAGTAAAACGTTTCGCCCGGGGCGAGAATGGCCGCAGCCATGTGTATTACCGCTGGTTCAATGAAATCCCGGTCCTGATATTGCTCGCTATCGTCATACTCGTGGTGGTCAGGCCTTTCTAA
- the argC gene encoding N-acetyl-gamma-glutamyl-phosphate reductase, producing MVKVGIVGGTGYTGVELLRLLAQHPQAEVVVITSRSEAGLPVADLYPNLRGHYDGLTFSVPDVETLGACDVVFFSTPHGVAHALAGELLKAGTKVIDLSADFRLQDADEWAKWYGQPHGAPQLLEEAVYGLPEVNRERIKTARLIAVPGCYPTATQLGFLPLLEAGLADNSRLIADCKSGVSGAGRGLSVGSLYAEASESFKAYAVKGHRHLPEITQGLRRAAGGDVGLTFVPHLTPMIRGIHSTLYATVVDKSVDLQALFEKRYANEPFVDVMPAGSHPETRSVRGANVCRIAVHRPQGGDIVVVLSVIDNLVKGASGQAVQNMNIMFGLDERLGLSHAGMLP from the coding sequence ATGGTCAAGGTCGGAATCGTCGGCGGCACGGGTTACACCGGGGTCGAGCTGCTGCGTCTGTTGGCACAGCATCCACAAGCCGAGGTGGTGGTTATCACTTCTCGCTCTGAGGCGGGGTTGCCTGTAGCCGACCTGTACCCGAACCTGCGAGGCCATTATGACGGTTTGACCTTCAGTGTTCCGGATGTTGAAACGTTGGGCGCCTGCGATGTTGTATTTTTCTCGACACCGCACGGCGTGGCTCATGCACTGGCAGGCGAACTGCTGAAGGCCGGCACTAAGGTCATCGACCTCTCGGCGGATTTCCGTTTGCAGGATGCTGACGAATGGGCCAAGTGGTACGGGCAACCTCACGGCGCTCCTCAATTGCTTGAAGAAGCGGTATATGGGCTCCCAGAGGTCAATCGCGAGCGGATCAAAACCGCGCGTTTGATCGCAGTGCCCGGCTGCTATCCAACGGCGACCCAGTTGGGTTTTTTGCCGTTGCTTGAAGCGGGCCTGGCAGACAATTCCCGGTTGATCGCCGACTGTAAGTCTGGCGTGAGCGGTGCGGGTCGTGGTCTGAGCGTTGGGTCTCTGTACGCTGAGGCCAGTGAAAGCTTCAAGGCCTATGCGGTTAAGGGGCATCGTCATTTGCCAGAAATCACCCAAGGTCTGCGCAGGGCGGCTGGCGGTGATGTCGGTTTGACCTTCGTGCCGCACTTGACGCCAATGATTCGCGGCATTCACTCGACGCTTTATGCGACTGTGGTCGATAAGTCAGTTGATTTGCAGGCGCTGTTCGAAAAACGTTATGCCAACGAACCCTTTGTTGACGTGATGCCTGCGGGTAGCCATCCCGAAACCCGTAGCGTAAGAGGTGCCAATGTCTGCCGCATCGCCGTGCATCGTCCGCAGGGCGGCGACATCGTCGTGGTGTTATCGGTAATCGACAATCTCGTGAAGGGCGCTTCGGGCCAGGCTGTGCAAAACATGAACATCATGTTCGGGCTCGACGAGCGCCTCGGCCTGTCCCATGCGGGGATGTTGCCCTAA
- the erpA gene encoding iron-sulfur cluster insertion protein ErpA, producing the protein MSVETFTPTALEFTPGAAHKVKTLVDEEGNDRLKLRVFVTGGGCSGFQYGFTFDEDIADDDTIVERDGVSLVVDPMSFQYLAGAEVDYQEGLEGSRFVIKNPNASTTCGCGSSFSV; encoded by the coding sequence ATGAGCGTCGAAACCTTCACGCCAACGGCATTAGAGTTCACACCCGGTGCAGCGCACAAGGTGAAGACTTTGGTCGATGAAGAGGGCAATGATCGCCTTAAACTGCGCGTATTCGTAACCGGTGGTGGCTGCTCAGGTTTCCAGTATGGCTTCACGTTCGATGAAGACATCGCTGATGACGACACTATTGTTGAGCGTGACGGCGTGAGCCTGGTTGTTGATCCTATGAGCTTCCAATACTTGGCAGGCGCAGAAGTGGACTATCAGGAAGGCTTGGAAGGATCCCGCTTTGTGATTAAAAACCCGAATGCTTCCACCACTTGCGGTTGCGGCTCGTCATTTTCGGTCTGA